In a genomic window of Vigna angularis cultivar LongXiaoDou No.4 chromosome 6, ASM1680809v1, whole genome shotgun sequence:
- the LOC108341561 gene encoding putative anthocyanidin reductase isoform X2, with amino-acid sequence MGEGSKVCVTGGSGYIGSWLIKKLLAKGYTVHATLRDLKNESKVGLLKSLPHAEGKLVLFEADIYNPTQFDPAIQGCQYVFHVATPLTHEPGSSQYKDTTEAAVAGAKSIALSCVRSGTVKRLIYTASVVSASPLKEDGSDFKDVMDETCWTPLNDSLDYVFLDVPLYKDYTYSKTLSEKHLLSYGNDENGGRKLEVVTLPCGLVGGDTLVSSTLGSRVVCIAQIVQNEIAYTALKFLEGLLGKIPLAHIDDVCEAHIFCMESTSISGRFLCASSYISLQEMANHYARYHPEFNVKQEDEDGQRKDIKWTSTKLCDKGFVYKYDAKMILDDCIKCARRMGEL; translated from the exons ATGGGAGAAGGGAGCAAGGTATGTGTTACAGGAGGCAGTGGTTACATAGGTTCATGGCTCATCAAGAAGCTACTGGCCAAGGGTTATACTGTTCATGCAACTCTCAGAGACTTGA AGAACGAGTCAAAGGTAGGGCTGTTAAAGAGCCTTCCTCATGCAGAAGGCAAACTGGTTCTGTTTGAAGCTGATATTTACAACCCAACTCAATTTGATCCTGCAATTCAAGGATGTCAGTATGTGTTTCATGTTGCTACTCCCCTCACCCATGAACCAGGTTCATCTCAG TACAAGGATACTACGGAAGCAGCAGTTGCAGGTGCGAAAAGCATTGCCCTGTCATGTGTGAGATCAGGGACGGTGAAGCGTTTGATCTACACTGCTTCTGTTGTATCAGCCTCTCCGCTGAAAGAAGATGGGAGTGATTTCAAAGATGTAATGGATGAAACTTGTTGGACTCCTCTCAATGATTCCTTGGACTACGTATTCCTTGATGTTCCTCTGTACAAG GACTATACTTATTCAAAAACGCTGTCTGAGAAACATCTGTTGAGCTATGGGAATGATGAAAATGGTGGAAGAAAATTGGAGGTAGTAACTCTCCCTTGCGGACTAGTGGGAGGTGACACCCTCGTATCTTCCACACTCGGTAGCAGGGTAGTTTGTATTGCACAGATCGTGCAAAATGAAATAGCCTACACAGCACTCAAGTTCCTAGAGGGATTACTGGGTAAAATTCCTCTTGCACACATTGATGATGTCTGTGAAGCTCATATTTTCTGCATGGAAAGCACCTCCATCAGTGGAAGATTCTTGTGTGCAAGTTCTTACATTTCATTACAAGAGATGGCTAACCATTACGCTCGTTATCATCCCGAATTCAATGTGAAACAAGA AGATGAAGATGGGCAGAGGAAGGATATAAAGTGGACATCAACAAAGCTGTGTGATAAAGGATTTGTATACAAATATGATGCGAAGATGATATTGGATGATTGTATCAAATGTGCAAGAAGGATGGGTGAACTCTAA
- the LOC108341561 gene encoding putative anthocyanidin reductase isoform X3: MGEGSKVCVTGGSGYIGSWLIKKLLAKGYTVHATLRDLKNESKVGLLKSLPHAEGKLVLFEADIYNPTQFDPAIQGCQYVFHVATPLTHEPGSSQYKDTTEAAVAGAKSIALSCVRSGTVKRLIYTASVVSASPLKEDGSDFKDVMDETCWTPLNDSLDYVFLDVPLYKDYTYSKTLSEKHLLSYGNDENGGRKLEVVTLPCGLVGGDTLVSSTLGSRVVCIAQIVQNEIAYTALKFLEGLLGKIPLAHIDDVCEAHIFCMESTSISGRFLCASSYISLQEMANHYARYHPEFNVKQE, translated from the exons ATGGGAGAAGGGAGCAAGGTATGTGTTACAGGAGGCAGTGGTTACATAGGTTCATGGCTCATCAAGAAGCTACTGGCCAAGGGTTATACTGTTCATGCAACTCTCAGAGACTTGA AGAACGAGTCAAAGGTAGGGCTGTTAAAGAGCCTTCCTCATGCAGAAGGCAAACTGGTTCTGTTTGAAGCTGATATTTACAACCCAACTCAATTTGATCCTGCAATTCAAGGATGTCAGTATGTGTTTCATGTTGCTACTCCCCTCACCCATGAACCAGGTTCATCTCAG TACAAGGATACTACGGAAGCAGCAGTTGCAGGTGCGAAAAGCATTGCCCTGTCATGTGTGAGATCAGGGACGGTGAAGCGTTTGATCTACACTGCTTCTGTTGTATCAGCCTCTCCGCTGAAAGAAGATGGGAGTGATTTCAAAGATGTAATGGATGAAACTTGTTGGACTCCTCTCAATGATTCCTTGGACTACGTATTCCTTGATGTTCCTCTGTACAAG GACTATACTTATTCAAAAACGCTGTCTGAGAAACATCTGTTGAGCTATGGGAATGATGAAAATGGTGGAAGAAAATTGGAGGTAGTAACTCTCCCTTGCGGACTAGTGGGAGGTGACACCCTCGTATCTTCCACACTCGGTAGCAGGGTAGTTTGTATTGCACAGATCGTGCAAAATGAAATAGCCTACACAGCACTCAAGTTCCTAGAGGGATTACTGGGTAAAATTCCTCTTGCACACATTGATGATGTCTGTGAAGCTCATATTTTCTGCATGGAAAGCACCTCCATCAGTGGAAGATTCTTGTGTGCAAGTTCTTACATTTCATTACAAGAGATGGCTAACCATTACGCTCGTTATCATCCCGAATTCAATGTGAAACAAGAGTAA
- the LOC108341561 gene encoding putative anthocyanidin reductase isoform X1, whose translation MGEGSKVCVTGGSGYIGSWLIKKLLAKGYTVHATLRDLKNESKVGLLKSLPHAEGKLVLFEADIYNPTQFDPAIQGCQYVFHVATPLTHEPGSSQQYKDTTEAAVAGAKSIALSCVRSGTVKRLIYTASVVSASPLKEDGSDFKDVMDETCWTPLNDSLDYVFLDVPLYKDYTYSKTLSEKHLLSYGNDENGGRKLEVVTLPCGLVGGDTLVSSTLGSRVVCIAQIVQNEIAYTALKFLEGLLGKIPLAHIDDVCEAHIFCMESTSISGRFLCASSYISLQEMANHYARYHPEFNVKQEDEDGQRKDIKWTSTKLCDKGFVYKYDAKMILDDCIKCARRMGEL comes from the exons ATGGGAGAAGGGAGCAAGGTATGTGTTACAGGAGGCAGTGGTTACATAGGTTCATGGCTCATCAAGAAGCTACTGGCCAAGGGTTATACTGTTCATGCAACTCTCAGAGACTTGA AGAACGAGTCAAAGGTAGGGCTGTTAAAGAGCCTTCCTCATGCAGAAGGCAAACTGGTTCTGTTTGAAGCTGATATTTACAACCCAACTCAATTTGATCCTGCAATTCAAGGATGTCAGTATGTGTTTCATGTTGCTACTCCCCTCACCCATGAACCAGGTTCATCTCAG caGTACAAGGATACTACGGAAGCAGCAGTTGCAGGTGCGAAAAGCATTGCCCTGTCATGTGTGAGATCAGGGACGGTGAAGCGTTTGATCTACACTGCTTCTGTTGTATCAGCCTCTCCGCTGAAAGAAGATGGGAGTGATTTCAAAGATGTAATGGATGAAACTTGTTGGACTCCTCTCAATGATTCCTTGGACTACGTATTCCTTGATGTTCCTCTGTACAAG GACTATACTTATTCAAAAACGCTGTCTGAGAAACATCTGTTGAGCTATGGGAATGATGAAAATGGTGGAAGAAAATTGGAGGTAGTAACTCTCCCTTGCGGACTAGTGGGAGGTGACACCCTCGTATCTTCCACACTCGGTAGCAGGGTAGTTTGTATTGCACAGATCGTGCAAAATGAAATAGCCTACACAGCACTCAAGTTCCTAGAGGGATTACTGGGTAAAATTCCTCTTGCACACATTGATGATGTCTGTGAAGCTCATATTTTCTGCATGGAAAGCACCTCCATCAGTGGAAGATTCTTGTGTGCAAGTTCTTACATTTCATTACAAGAGATGGCTAACCATTACGCTCGTTATCATCCCGAATTCAATGTGAAACAAGA AGATGAAGATGGGCAGAGGAAGGATATAAAGTGGACATCAACAAAGCTGTGTGATAAAGGATTTGTATACAAATATGATGCGAAGATGATATTGGATGATTGTATCAAATGTGCAAGAAGGATGGGTGAACTCTAA
- the LOC108342965 gene encoding putative anthocyanidin reductase isoform X3, giving the protein MGEGSKVCVTGGTGYIGSWLIKKLLDKGYTVHATLRDLKNESKVGLLKSLPHAEGKLVLFEADIYDPIQFDPAIQGCECVFHVATPLTHEPGSSQQYKDTTEAAVAGAKSIVLSCVRSGTVKRLIYTASVVSASPLKEDGSDFKDVMDETCWTPLNDSLDYVFPDPFYKDYVYSKTLSEKHLLSYGNDENGGRKLEVVTLPCGLVGGDTLVSSTINSRVICISQIVQNEIAYKTLKFLEGLLGKIPLAHIDDVCEAHIFCMESTSISGRFLCASSYISLQEMANHYALYYPEFTVKQDFHLKITFQR; this is encoded by the exons atggGGGAAGGGAGCAAGGTATGTGTGACAGGAGGCACTGGTTACATTGGTTCATGGCTCATCAAGAAGCTACTGGACAAGGGTTATACTGTTCATGCAACTCTCAGAGATTTGA AGAACGAGTCAAAGGTAGGGCTGTTAAAGAGCCTTCCTCATGCAGAAGGCAAACTGGTTCTGTTTGAAGCTGATATTTACGACCCAATTCAATTTGATCCTGCAATTCAAGGATGTGAGTGTGTGTTTCATGTTGCTACTCCCCTCACCCACGAACCAGGTTCATCTCAG caGTACAAGGATACTACGGAAGCAGCAGTTGCAGGAGCGAAAAGCATTGTCCTGTCATGTGTGAGATCAGGGACGGTGAAGCGTCTGATCTACACTGCTTCTGTTGTATCAGCCTCTCCGCTGAAAGAAGATGGGAGTGATTTCAAAGATGTAATGGATGAAACTTGCTGGACTCCTCTCAATGATTCCTTGGACTACGTATTCCCTGATCCTTTTTACAAG GACTATGTTTATTCAAAAACACTGTCTGAGAAACATCTGTTGAGCTATGGGAATGATGAAAATGGTGGAAGAAAATTGGAGGTAGTGACTCTCCCTTGCGGACTAGTGGGAGGTGACACCCTCGTATCTTCCACAATCAATAGCAGGGTAATTTGCATTTCACAGATCGTGCAAAATGAAATAGCCTACAAAACACTGAAGTTCCTAGAGGGATTGCTGGGTAAAATTCCTCTTGCACACATTGATGATGTATGTGAAGCTCATATTTTCTGCATGGAAAGCACCTCCATCAGTGGAAGATTCTTGTGTGCAAGTTCTTACATTTCATTACAAGAGATGGCTAACCATTATGCTCTTTATTATCCAGAATTCACCGTCAAACAAGA TTTTCATCTGAAAATTACATTTCAGAGATGA
- the LOC108342965 gene encoding putative anthocyanidin reductase isoform X2: MGEGSKVCVTGGTGYIGSWLIKKLLDKGYTVHATLRDLKNESKVGLLKSLPHAEGKLVLFEADIYDPIQFDPAIQGCECVFHVATPLTHEPGSSQYKDTTEAAVAGAKSIVLSCVRSGTVKRLIYTASVVSASPLKEDGSDFKDVMDETCWTPLNDSLDYVFPDPFYKDYVYSKTLSEKHLLSYGNDENGGRKLEVVTLPCGLVGGDTLVSSTINSRVICISQIVQNEIAYKTLKFLEGLLGKIPLAHIDDVCEAHIFCMESTSISGRFLCASSYISLQEMANHYALYYPEFTVKQEDEDGQRKDMKWTSTKLCDKGFVYKYDAKMILDDCIKCARRMGEL; the protein is encoded by the exons atggGGGAAGGGAGCAAGGTATGTGTGACAGGAGGCACTGGTTACATTGGTTCATGGCTCATCAAGAAGCTACTGGACAAGGGTTATACTGTTCATGCAACTCTCAGAGATTTGA AGAACGAGTCAAAGGTAGGGCTGTTAAAGAGCCTTCCTCATGCAGAAGGCAAACTGGTTCTGTTTGAAGCTGATATTTACGACCCAATTCAATTTGATCCTGCAATTCAAGGATGTGAGTGTGTGTTTCATGTTGCTACTCCCCTCACCCACGAACCAGGTTCATCTCAG TACAAGGATACTACGGAAGCAGCAGTTGCAGGAGCGAAAAGCATTGTCCTGTCATGTGTGAGATCAGGGACGGTGAAGCGTCTGATCTACACTGCTTCTGTTGTATCAGCCTCTCCGCTGAAAGAAGATGGGAGTGATTTCAAAGATGTAATGGATGAAACTTGCTGGACTCCTCTCAATGATTCCTTGGACTACGTATTCCCTGATCCTTTTTACAAG GACTATGTTTATTCAAAAACACTGTCTGAGAAACATCTGTTGAGCTATGGGAATGATGAAAATGGTGGAAGAAAATTGGAGGTAGTGACTCTCCCTTGCGGACTAGTGGGAGGTGACACCCTCGTATCTTCCACAATCAATAGCAGGGTAATTTGCATTTCACAGATCGTGCAAAATGAAATAGCCTACAAAACACTGAAGTTCCTAGAGGGATTGCTGGGTAAAATTCCTCTTGCACACATTGATGATGTATGTGAAGCTCATATTTTCTGCATGGAAAGCACCTCCATCAGTGGAAGATTCTTGTGTGCAAGTTCTTACATTTCATTACAAGAGATGGCTAACCATTATGCTCTTTATTATCCAGAATTCACCGTCAAACAAGA AGATGAAGATGGGCAGAGGAAGGATATGAAGTGGACATCAACAAAGCTGTGTGATAAAGGATTTGTATACAAATATGATGCGAAGATGATATTGGATGATTGTATCAAATGTGCAAGAAGGATGGGTGAACTCTAG
- the LOC108342965 gene encoding putative anthocyanidin reductase isoform X1 has protein sequence MGEGSKVCVTGGTGYIGSWLIKKLLDKGYTVHATLRDLKNESKVGLLKSLPHAEGKLVLFEADIYDPIQFDPAIQGCECVFHVATPLTHEPGSSQQYKDTTEAAVAGAKSIVLSCVRSGTVKRLIYTASVVSASPLKEDGSDFKDVMDETCWTPLNDSLDYVFPDPFYKDYVYSKTLSEKHLLSYGNDENGGRKLEVVTLPCGLVGGDTLVSSTINSRVICISQIVQNEIAYKTLKFLEGLLGKIPLAHIDDVCEAHIFCMESTSISGRFLCASSYISLQEMANHYALYYPEFTVKQEDEDGQRKDMKWTSTKLCDKGFVYKYDAKMILDDCIKCARRMGEL, from the exons atggGGGAAGGGAGCAAGGTATGTGTGACAGGAGGCACTGGTTACATTGGTTCATGGCTCATCAAGAAGCTACTGGACAAGGGTTATACTGTTCATGCAACTCTCAGAGATTTGA AGAACGAGTCAAAGGTAGGGCTGTTAAAGAGCCTTCCTCATGCAGAAGGCAAACTGGTTCTGTTTGAAGCTGATATTTACGACCCAATTCAATTTGATCCTGCAATTCAAGGATGTGAGTGTGTGTTTCATGTTGCTACTCCCCTCACCCACGAACCAGGTTCATCTCAG caGTACAAGGATACTACGGAAGCAGCAGTTGCAGGAGCGAAAAGCATTGTCCTGTCATGTGTGAGATCAGGGACGGTGAAGCGTCTGATCTACACTGCTTCTGTTGTATCAGCCTCTCCGCTGAAAGAAGATGGGAGTGATTTCAAAGATGTAATGGATGAAACTTGCTGGACTCCTCTCAATGATTCCTTGGACTACGTATTCCCTGATCCTTTTTACAAG GACTATGTTTATTCAAAAACACTGTCTGAGAAACATCTGTTGAGCTATGGGAATGATGAAAATGGTGGAAGAAAATTGGAGGTAGTGACTCTCCCTTGCGGACTAGTGGGAGGTGACACCCTCGTATCTTCCACAATCAATAGCAGGGTAATTTGCATTTCACAGATCGTGCAAAATGAAATAGCCTACAAAACACTGAAGTTCCTAGAGGGATTGCTGGGTAAAATTCCTCTTGCACACATTGATGATGTATGTGAAGCTCATATTTTCTGCATGGAAAGCACCTCCATCAGTGGAAGATTCTTGTGTGCAAGTTCTTACATTTCATTACAAGAGATGGCTAACCATTATGCTCTTTATTATCCAGAATTCACCGTCAAACAAGA AGATGAAGATGGGCAGAGGAAGGATATGAAGTGGACATCAACAAAGCTGTGTGATAAAGGATTTGTATACAAATATGATGCGAAGATGATATTGGATGATTGTATCAAATGTGCAAGAAGGATGGGTGAACTCTAG